A single window of Paracoccus albus DNA harbors:
- a CDS encoding flagellar hook capping FlgD N-terminal domain-containing protein has translation MGRRYRITTSKRGTPNHSPTGIPAPELTAISASACEPQLQRNDTMVNSAVSTTFKAEAAAPTKPLKEPTGKALIVGGDFQTFLKMLTAQIKNQDPLNPMEGSDFAVQLATFSGVEQQVHTNNLLKNLTESGGANALAAYSDWIGKQVRTTQPVYVGADPLMMDIPHSTNADQVFLVALNAEGDRVRSERVEDQQGLVYWQALDAKGAALPVGIYSFMIERFRHGEMISSEKVPTYTDVVEVARQDGEVHLTLSGGAKAKPDDVEALAIRGM, from the coding sequence ATGGGCAGGCGGTACCGGATCACAACGTCGAAGCGGGGGACGCCGAACCACAGCCCGACGGGAATACCAGCGCCCGAGCTGACGGCCATATCAGCATCCGCTTGTGAGCCACAACTCCAGAGGAACGACACAATGGTAAACAGCGCAGTTTCCACGACCTTCAAGGCCGAAGCGGCAGCGCCCACAAAACCGCTGAAAGAACCGACGGGAAAGGCACTGATTGTAGGCGGTGATTTTCAGACATTCCTGAAAATGCTGACCGCACAGATCAAAAATCAGGACCCGCTCAACCCGATGGAAGGGTCAGATTTTGCGGTTCAGCTCGCCACTTTTTCCGGCGTGGAGCAGCAGGTTCACACCAATAACCTTCTTAAGAATTTAACGGAATCCGGCGGCGCGAATGCTTTGGCGGCCTATTCCGATTGGATCGGAAAGCAGGTGCGTACAACGCAGCCGGTTTATGTCGGTGCCGATCCATTGATGATGGATATTCCCCACAGCACAAATGCCGATCAGGTATTCTTGGTAGCTCTGAACGCTGAGGGTGACAGGGTGAGGTCAGAGCGTGTTGAGGATCAGCAAGGGCTCGTTTATTGGCAAGCGTTGGACGCAAAAGGCGCGGCCTTACCTGTCGGCATTTATAGCTTCATGATCGAACGTTTTCGACATGGCGAAATGATATCGTCGGAGAAAGTGCCGACATATACCGACGTCGTGGAGGTCGCGCGCCAAGACGGTGAAGTTCATTTGACTCTCTCAGGCGGCGCGAAGGCCAAACCGGATGATGTCGAAGCATTGGCCATTCGTGGTATGTAA
- a CDS encoding DUF1217 domain-containing protein: MTSDTKWYEVLGNTPLRKVFSTAFGFGAAYGQLPIDRQHEEFRQAAWQMFGSENMGQFTDPDKVETLITRFIARDAMNQSTVANRYSTALAILTGR, from the coding sequence ATCACAAGCGATACCAAATGGTATGAGGTGCTGGGAAATACGCCGCTGCGCAAAGTGTTTTCGACTGCCTTTGGGTTCGGCGCCGCCTATGGGCAATTGCCGATTGATCGTCAGCATGAGGAGTTCAGGCAAGCCGCCTGGCAGATGTTCGGCAGCGAAAATATGGGCCAGTTCACCGATCCGGATAAAGTCGAGACCCTGATCACAAGGTTCATCGCCCGGGATGCGATGAACCAGAGCACCGTCGCAAATCGCTATTCGACGGCCCTCGCTATTTTGACCGGTCGGTGA
- the flbT gene encoding flagellar biosynthesis repressor FlbT: MAGLSLKLAPGERILINGAVIENGDRRTRISIRTPAANILRLRDAIHPDQTNTPVRRACYEAQLVLSGDRAQEEGAQILLREVERLTQVFDDSDSRNLLSAATTCCIEGNFYGALRALRNLLPREARLMAART, translated from the coding sequence ATGGCGGGGTTGTCGCTCAAGCTTGCACCGGGGGAGCGGATACTCATCAATGGTGCTGTGATAGAAAACGGTGACCGCCGCACAAGGATATCCATCCGCACACCCGCAGCAAATATCCTGCGGCTGAGGGACGCGATACACCCGGATCAAACGAATACGCCAGTGCGCCGCGCTTGCTACGAAGCCCAGCTTGTTCTGTCAGGGGATCGAGCGCAAGAAGAGGGTGCGCAGATACTTCTTCGTGAGGTGGAGCGGTTGACACAGGTCTTCGACGACAGCGATAGCCGCAACCTGCTGTCGGCCGCGACCACCTGCTGCATTGAAGGTAATTTCTACGGTGCGTTGCGTGCCCTCCGCAACCTTTTGCCGCGAGAGGCACGTCTGATGGCGGCTCGGACATGA
- a CDS encoding FecR family protein has protein sequence MTSDKAQVDQMYREAFELLTRLRDDPGNPALHICADSWRGRGTMYQQVWTRAAGIDFMSRQIVRARQPPTVAKRRLSRRSLFLGGTAATLAAACGTLFLPPLMLRATADHLTTKGEIRNLQLSDGSAVALGPDSAIRVRIDDSTRQVDLLKGMAYFDVAPDPAKPFTVMAGAVSVQVLGTSFDLSIDADSVSVSVERGIVETMSNDMPVPERLIAGDWIAFTEGETPTIRGKREASTIASWRNGMVQVENETVATVVARIARWHDARVVIADPSLRNRRVSGVYNLSQPEAALRAVVAPFGSNVRRISPLMLVISDI, from the coding sequence GTGACCAGCGATAAAGCGCAGGTGGATCAGATGTATCGGGAGGCGTTCGAGCTTCTGACGCGTCTTCGCGATGATCCGGGAAATCCGGCGCTTCACATCTGTGCGGATAGCTGGCGCGGGCGAGGAACGATGTATCAACAGGTCTGGACCCGCGCTGCAGGCATCGACTTCATGTCGCGCCAGATCGTGCGCGCGCGGCAGCCTCCGACAGTTGCAAAGCGTCGCCTGTCGCGTCGATCTCTGTTTCTGGGCGGTACAGCGGCGACGCTTGCGGCGGCCTGCGGAACCCTTTTCTTGCCGCCGCTCATGCTGCGCGCAACGGCCGACCACCTGACCACGAAGGGCGAGATACGAAATCTGCAACTTTCAGATGGCAGTGCCGTTGCCCTTGGCCCGGACAGCGCAATCCGTGTGCGGATCGACGATTCCACCCGACAGGTCGACCTGCTGAAAGGTATGGCCTATTTCGATGTCGCGCCCGATCCCGCAAAGCCGTTCACGGTAATGGCCGGCGCGGTCTCTGTTCAGGTGCTTGGCACCTCGTTCGATCTAAGCATAGACGCGGATAGCGTTTCCGTTTCGGTAGAGCGTGGCATTGTTGAGACCATGTCAAACGACATGCCGGTTCCCGAACGGTTGATTGCCGGCGACTGGATAGCGTTCACGGAAGGCGAGACCCCGACCATTCGCGGGAAACGTGAAGCCAGCACAATTGCATCATGGCGCAACGGGATGGTCCAGGTCGAGAATGAAACCGTTGCGACCGTGGTCGCACGAATCGCACGCTGGCACGATGCCCGCGTGGTGATCGCTGATCCTTCGCTGCGCAACCGGCGGGTCAGCGGAGTGTATAATCTTAGCCAGCCCGAAGCGGCCCTACGGGCAGTAGTCGCACCTTTTGGCAGCAATGTTCGGCGCATTTCACCGCTGATGCTGGTCATTTCGGATATCTGA
- a CDS encoding calcium-binding protein, with the protein MAILNGTPGADEIFGTEFFDIINGLTGNDTLFGYNGADELYGNAGDDRIWAGFGDTGNDSLWGGSGDDALAGGDGNDHLEGDEGNDTLWGGDGVDMLKGEEGSDLLGGGADDDSLLGEAGNDTLWGGTGSDWLEGGVDNDLMGGGTGNDSLYAQGGDDLVYGYHGDDFLDGGDGDDVLYGGEGNDEVYAGNGMNMLWGGAGDDLLYSQNGSEEDTFGFLMGHGHDEVYGFDAGPEEGDVIDISALGLEGQLSDLIDNGTITHGGGNVVINTADDSSITIVGMSISDLHENDILI; encoded by the coding sequence ATGGCTATTCTGAATGGGACCCCCGGTGCTGACGAAATATTCGGCACAGAGTTTTTTGATATCATAAACGGATTGACCGGAAACGACACGCTCTTTGGCTACAACGGTGCAGATGAGCTTTATGGCAATGCCGGCGATGACAGGATTTGGGCTGGTTTTGGCGACACCGGGAATGACAGCCTCTGGGGCGGATCCGGAGATGACGCCTTGGCTGGCGGAGACGGGAACGATCATCTGGAAGGCGATGAGGGCAACGACACCCTTTGGGGTGGCGATGGCGTTGACATGCTCAAAGGCGAAGAGGGCAGCGATCTGCTTGGCGGCGGTGCCGATGACGATTCGCTACTGGGAGAAGCGGGCAACGATACCCTCTGGGGTGGCACCGGGTCGGACTGGCTAGAAGGCGGAGTGGACAACGACCTCATGGGTGGCGGCACGGGAAATGACAGCCTGTATGCTCAGGGTGGGGATGACCTCGTCTACGGCTATCATGGAGACGACTTCCTTGATGGCGGCGATGGGGACGACGTGCTCTACGGTGGCGAAGGCAATGACGAGGTTTATGCGGGCAATGGCATGAACATGCTCTGGGGCGGCGCCGGGGATGATCTCCTGTATAGTCAGAATGGCAGTGAAGAGGATACCTTCGGCTTCCTCATGGGTCATGGACATGATGAAGTTTATGGTTTCGATGCTGGCCCTGAAGAAGGTGATGTCATCGACATCTCGGCTTTGGGCTTGGAAGGCCAACTCTCGGACCTGATTGACAATGGAACCATTACCCATGGTGGAGGGAATGTGGTGATAAACACCGCGGATGACTCATCTATCACCATTGTCGGAATGTCGATTTCGGATCTTCACGAGAACGACATCCTTATCTGA
- the flaF gene encoding flagellar biosynthesis regulator FlaF, with the protein MNAQVARGYDSLLGQVATPREIEARLFFRLNSRLARARRDPDANSKELVEALHENERLWTLLAVDLASDENSLPAELRASLLSLSGFVINHSAQIRRGDASVDALLDVNLSMMRGLGGEGGS; encoded by the coding sequence TTGAATGCACAAGTTGCGCGTGGCTACGATTCTTTACTCGGTCAAGTGGCGACGCCACGAGAGATTGAGGCGCGTCTTTTTTTTCGGCTGAACTCAAGGCTTGCACGGGCACGCAGGGATCCCGATGCAAACAGTAAAGAGCTTGTCGAAGCTCTGCACGAGAACGAACGTCTTTGGACGCTGCTGGCGGTGGATCTTGCGTCCGATGAAAATAGCCTGCCGGCAGAGCTGAGGGCGTCGCTGCTTTCACTTTCAGGTTTTGTTATCAATCACAGTGCTCAAATTCGTCGTGGTGATGCATCTGTTGACGCGCTTCTGGACGTGAACCTGAGCATGATGCGTGGCCTTGGCGGCGAAGGAGGCTCTTGA
- a CDS encoding flagellar hook-length control protein FliK, whose product MELRIIGSLPEGQQSSSKNKNDASAHSKGAFAWLFDNTIAAEVRPVVRPQSNDLPDALFSQQLAEDDDTTCKPNAGHMPCQHDKSWRVERLSFFSHCDHGRSSEEPNFSEPTATASSHIGASEVDLEKSPKVLDVSEPIALHAPPSATVGRSSGVPQPVRTAWHPAIASTENGTRRSGLVVQPSHRIAAPKDHRAAQTKSDSIGICWQDNETVPHLVPYWQQRPTLFRGKTGNSVTIESQPRPIVAKDAVDNTKLAATDEVAKYAGSARYDKLSISAIATQIPLPQSGMLSAHRACINESEATRIGTHHASVEPTPEPAFPAGPAVSDEYITLFDVTSNAPEDNAFKVLFFGPHPASYVSGRILNNVSQQKNAAIDAKSRSSSIGVRCSILQTREYNDFLLPDLSHPEASSSLEFIASLAPDIEHSSAWPINKAGKNIGTLAHAEYLTGHLQREGEGQDTKVIGSDAAPISASTPPPKPAHGPPEINSAAKTLDIARQLAGSIVLNRTEKGITEMVLSPEELGKVRFSVRSTDGHLTVLIAAERADTLALLRRNADILSAELADLKAGEMTLAFDSKENNTDQQRTLAKDQRSNGQAVPDHNVEAGDAEPQPDGNTSARADGHISIRL is encoded by the coding sequence ATGGAACTACGAATCATTGGATCATTGCCCGAGGGCCAGCAGTCATCATCGAAAAACAAGAATGACGCAAGCGCGCATTCGAAAGGGGCATTCGCGTGGCTTTTTGATAATACGATCGCAGCCGAAGTTCGGCCCGTCGTTCGGCCCCAAAGTAACGACCTTCCGGACGCTTTGTTTTCGCAACAGTTAGCAGAAGACGATGATACAACCTGCAAGCCAAACGCAGGCCATATGCCATGCCAGCATGACAAATCTTGGCGGGTTGAGAGGTTATCTTTTTTCTCACATTGCGACCACGGCCGGTCCAGTGAGGAACCAAACTTCAGTGAACCAACCGCAACGGCTTCGTCACACATAGGCGCAAGTGAGGTCGACCTGGAAAAGTCGCCTAAAGTATTGGATGTTAGCGAGCCTATTGCTCTTCATGCTCCTCCTTCTGCTACTGTGGGGAGGTCCTCAGGCGTTCCACAACCAGTTCGAACAGCATGGCACCCGGCCATTGCATCGACAGAGAACGGAACGCGCCGATCCGGTTTGGTTGTGCAGCCTAGCCATCGGATTGCGGCGCCAAAAGATCACAGAGCCGCACAAACCAAAAGCGACAGTATTGGCATTTGCTGGCAAGACAATGAGACGGTACCGCACCTGGTCCCTTATTGGCAGCAACGCCCGACGCTATTCCGGGGGAAAACTGGCAATAGCGTTACAATAGAGTCACAACCCAGACCGATAGTCGCTAAAGATGCAGTCGACAATACCAAGCTCGCGGCAACCGACGAAGTCGCGAAATATGCTGGATCAGCGCGATACGACAAGCTTTCTATCTCTGCAATCGCGACGCAGATACCTCTTCCACAATCAGGTATGTTGAGTGCTCATAGGGCTTGCATCAACGAAAGTGAAGCTACACGAATCGGAACGCATCATGCTTCGGTAGAACCGACGCCGGAGCCGGCGTTTCCAGCGGGGCCCGCAGTTTCAGACGAATATATAACTCTGTTCGATGTAACTTCGAATGCGCCAGAAGATAATGCTTTCAAAGTCTTGTTTTTCGGCCCCCATCCTGCGTCATACGTTTCCGGCCGGATTTTGAACAATGTTTCGCAACAGAAAAATGCTGCAATAGATGCGAAGTCGCGTTCATCTTCAATCGGCGTCCGATGTTCCATACTTCAAACGCGCGAATATAACGACTTTCTACTTCCTGACCTATCGCATCCGGAAGCGAGCAGCTCTTTGGAGTTCATCGCTTCACTCGCGCCCGACATCGAGCATTCTTCTGCCTGGCCGATAAATAAAGCCGGTAAAAATATCGGGACGCTTGCGCACGCAGAGTATTTAACCGGACATCTTCAGAGAGAAGGAGAGGGTCAGGATACCAAGGTTATTGGATCTGATGCGGCACCAATATCCGCCTCGACGCCCCCTCCAAAACCGGCGCATGGCCCGCCGGAAATAAACTCAGCTGCGAAAACTCTCGACATAGCGCGCCAGTTGGCCGGATCGATTGTGCTAAATCGGACTGAGAAGGGGATAACCGAAATGGTTCTGTCGCCGGAGGAATTGGGAAAGGTCCGCTTCAGCGTACGCAGTACCGACGGCCATCTGACGGTTTTGATTGCCGCTGAGCGCGCGGATACGCTAGCCCTCTTGCGTCGCAATGCTGATATTTTATCGGCGGAACTTGCTGACTTAAAGGCGGGCGAGATGACATTGGCCTTCGACAGCAAAGAAAACAATACAGATCAACAGCGAACGCTTGCGAAAGACCAACGCAGCAATGGGCAGGCGGTACCGGATCACAACGTCGAAGCGGGGGACGCCGAACCACAGCCCGACGGGAATACCAGCGCCCGAGCTGACGGCCATATCAGCATCCGCTTGTGA
- a CDS encoding flagellin: protein MLDYLRSFLVYRFGSQIGLALKAFGEVLRSEWPELETANAILTEDNMSSILTNNGAMVALQTLKGINQSLAKTQDQISTGKVINSAKDNAAIWAISKTMESDVASFKAIDQTLALGESTVATARAASQSISDLLNKIKVKVISAQEAGTSAEDRAKIQKDIDAMKEQIKSAVSSAQFSGKNLINGTTTSPMKVMSSLDRSLDGQVTVGTIDVQTFDLRVGDGSAGTTVSGPSGTVTATDGGGAANIPGSLSFQGGGTALAATDVSADTTDGTALLAGDRISLDVGGTSFSYTVQVGDDISAVVSGLNAAKTAASAGGTLAASGGQLTFDAGTGNGDMTVAMTTTREVAASGAGGGLAALQGLDVTAEGGAASALNEIEGLIKVAVDAAASFGSAQGRFETQRDFIGKLTDAMRSGIGALVDANMEEASARLQALQVQQQLATQSLSIANQAPQALLSLFR from the coding sequence GTGCTGGACTATCTGCGAAGTTTTCTCGTTTATAGATTTGGCTCTCAAATTGGGCTGGCGCTGAAAGCGTTCGGGGAAGTCCTGCGGTCAGAATGGCCGGAACTGGAAACGGCAAATGCCATTCTGACGGAGGACAATATGTCCAGCATTCTGACAAACAACGGCGCCATGGTCGCGCTGCAGACTCTCAAAGGTATCAATCAAAGCCTTGCAAAGACGCAGGATCAGATTTCGACTGGCAAGGTTATTAACTCTGCAAAGGACAACGCGGCGATCTGGGCAATCTCGAAGACGATGGAATCGGATGTTGCTTCGTTCAAGGCGATTGACCAGACTCTAGCCTTGGGTGAATCGACTGTGGCAACAGCACGGGCGGCAAGCCAATCGATTTCTGACCTGCTGAACAAGATCAAGGTGAAGGTCATTTCTGCGCAAGAGGCCGGAACCTCTGCCGAAGACCGAGCCAAGATTCAGAAAGACATCGACGCCATGAAAGAGCAGATCAAATCTGCTGTAAGCTCGGCGCAGTTCAGTGGCAAGAACCTGATCAACGGTACGACGACCAGCCCGATGAAGGTGATGTCTTCGCTTGACCGCAGCCTTGATGGACAGGTCACCGTTGGCACGATTGACGTTCAGACCTTTGATCTGCGGGTGGGTGATGGTTCCGCCGGTACGACCGTCAGTGGTCCCTCTGGTACCGTAACGGCGACCGATGGCGGCGGTGCTGCAAATATACCTGGCTCGCTAAGTTTTCAGGGTGGGGGCACTGCGTTGGCGGCCACCGACGTTTCCGCCGATACCACGGACGGAACGGCTCTGCTGGCCGGTGACAGGATCTCGCTGGATGTAGGTGGTACGTCATTTTCGTATACCGTTCAGGTCGGGGATGACATAAGCGCCGTCGTTAGCGGTCTGAACGCGGCCAAGACGGCGGCAAGCGCAGGGGGCACTCTGGCAGCGAGTGGTGGTCAGCTGACCTTTGATGCCGGCACCGGCAACGGGGACATGACGGTGGCGATGACCACGACGCGCGAAGTGGCCGCATCTGGCGCGGGCGGCGGCCTTGCTGCACTGCAGGGGCTTGATGTTACCGCAGAGGGCGGTGCCGCAAGTGCGCTGAATGAGATCGAAGGTTTGATCAAGGTGGCAGTTGACGCCGCAGCGAGCTTTGGTTCCGCCCAGGGTCGTTTCGAAACGCAGCGTGATTTCATCGGCAAACTGACGGACGCGATGCGCTCGGGTATCGGTGCGCTTGTCGATGCAAACATGGAAGAAGCATCGGCTCGTCTGCAAGCACTCCAGGTTCAGCAGCAACTGGCAACCCAATCACTGTCGATTGCGAACCAGGCGCCTCAGGCACTGCTGTCGCTATTCCGGTAG
- a CDS encoding RNA polymerase sigma factor has product MNWELNNLFQRYAGEIRRAFIRRGHGVEESADLTQDVFLRLIKAEVKTDLVNPGAYLHQIARNLSIDSGRSAQYGHIVEAPHEVVEAIADPQPGQDADLLYHQKLRTVEKALLDLPMKTRRAFELYQLEGMTMSQTAEAIGLSVSRTWTLVQRAYEALREALDDEDSFMSSDEAEK; this is encoded by the coding sequence ATGAACTGGGAACTCAACAACCTGTTTCAACGCTATGCCGGCGAAATCAGGCGCGCGTTTATTCGGCGCGGGCACGGTGTCGAGGAATCTGCCGACCTTACGCAGGATGTCTTTCTTCGCCTGATAAAGGCCGAAGTCAAAACTGATCTGGTAAATCCAGGCGCCTACCTGCATCAAATTGCAAGAAATCTTTCCATCGACAGCGGCCGCAGCGCGCAATACGGTCATATCGTCGAGGCCCCGCATGAGGTGGTAGAAGCGATCGCCGACCCGCAGCCGGGACAGGATGCGGATCTGCTTTACCATCAGAAGCTGAGAACGGTCGAGAAGGCTTTGCTGGATTTGCCGATGAAGACCCGGCGCGCGTTTGAGCTTTACCAGCTCGAAGGGATGACCATGAGCCAGACGGCAGAGGCGATCGGCCTTTCCGTATCGCGCACATGGACATTGGTCCAGCGTGCTTATGAGGCGTTGCGCGAGGCTCTGGACGATGAGGATTCTTTCATGTCATCTGACGAGGCGGAGAAATGA